From one Rosa rugosa chromosome 4, drRosRugo1.1, whole genome shotgun sequence genomic stretch:
- the LOC133743731 gene encoding uncharacterized protein LOC133743731 — MGLGLKWCWWWLTVTAVGVGVVVTSETKHDNLVSRIAFGSCANQSAPQPIWDAIIKFDPQVFIWLGDNIYGDIRLPNKLFGRKRNIGPWKNTERFVPASEQEMKSKYEEAKSNPGYSRLRLKTKVIGTWDDHDYGLNDAGKEFAGKVTNQRLMLDFLDEPQDSPRRKQAGVYASYTFGPTGRQIKVILLDTRYHRDPLRSDRTILGSSQWTWLEKELYGSPTAVTIIGSSVQVISNLSATTGPFFYMESWGRFPKERDRLFKLLADSKRGGVFFISGDVHFGEITRYDCATGYPLYDVTASGITQAVEKVVPTPLHFLVRFLAWFTPATLRVMDGNCRRKSCTYGMPNFGAIEIDWYATPVTLKIQVRDTDGDPVVGVTAPLSELQARNFNYVTSNKAGKHQRHCHLEINQPGIVRYRLAILAYCSLSVLVLAMMGVIWLATLCCCRCSRRKKKRE; from the exons atggggTTGGGCTTGAAGTGGtgctggtggtggttgacggtGACGGCGGTTGGAGTAGGAGTGGTGGTTACTTCTGAGACTAAGCATGACAATCTGGTCAGTCGTATTGCTTTTGGATCATGTGCCAACCAATCTGCTCCTCAG CCCATATGGGATGCAATCATAAAGTTTGATCCCCAAGTTTTCATTTGGCTGGGTGATAACATTTATGGAGACATCAGGTTGCCTAATAAGCTTTTTGGGAGGAAAAGAAATATTGGTCCATGGAAGAATACTGAAAGGTTTGTTCCTGCTAGCGAGCAGGAAATGAAATCCAAGTATGAGGAAGCCAAGTCTAATCCTGGTTATTCTCGTCTTCGACTGAAGACTAAG GTCATAGGCACATGGGATGACCATGATTATGGATTAAACGATGCAGGAAAAGAATTTGCTGGGAAAGTAACCAATCAAAGGCTTATGCTTGATTTCTTAGATGAGCCTCAAGATAGTCCACG GCGCAAACAAGCTGGTGTATATGCATCTTATACATTTGGCCCCACAGGTAGACAAATCAAG GTTATCCTATTAGATACTAGATACCACCGAGATCCTCTACGTAGTGACAGAACTATTTTGGGGAGTTCACAGTGGACTTGGTTAGAGAAAGAGCTGTATGGTTCACCAACAGCCGTTACTATTATTGGGTCATCTGTACAG GTCATATCAAATCTCTCAGCAACAACCGGGCCGTTTTTCTACATGGAATCATGGGGACGTTTTCCAAAAGAGAGAGATCGATTATTTAAACTGCTGGCAGATAGTAAG AGGGGTGGAGTGTTTTTCATTAGTGGAGATGTTCATTTTGGAGAAATTACAAGATATGATTGTGCCACTGGATATCCATTGTATGATGTAACTGCAAGCGGAATCACCCAAGCAGTTGAAAAGGTAGTTCCAACGCCGCTGCATTTCTTAGTGAGATTTCTGGCATGGTTTACTCCTGCCACCTTGAGAGTAATGGATGGAAACTGCAGACGCAAGTCATGCACATATG GCATGCCTAATTTTGGAGCAATCGAGATAGACTGGTATGCAACTCCTGTGACATTGAAAATTCAAGTGAGGGATACGGATGGCGATCCTGTGGTAGGTGTAACTGCACCATTATCGGAATTGCAAGCAAGAAATTTCAACTATGTGACTAGCAATAAAGCAGGAAAGCACCAAAGGCACTGCCATCTTGAAATCAATCAACCAGGGATTGTCAGATATCGCTTGGCTATTTTAGCTTATTGTTCTCTATCCG TATTGGTCCTCGCTATGATGGGTGTGATTTGGCTTGCTACATTATGTTGCTGTCGATGTTCCCGCCGCAAGAAAAAGCGCGAGTGA